The genomic DNA CATCAGAGATTTCTTCTAAGGCTTTTTTTACTGCAATAAAGGTATATGGTTCTTTCGTATGACGAGAGGATTGGTAAAAATCAGGGGTAAGCAAGATACGAGTAAGCATGGACCAATCATAGGCTTCTTCTTTTTCGTTCGTACGATCTCTGGTCAAGACGAGACGGAGCATCATTTTTTCTTTCGTCACCACATTTCTCACCTCTCTCAAATCTATTTATAATCAAATTATAACGAATAATAAAAAAAAACTAAAACTTTTCGTCTTATGCCACCGATTGAGGAGGAGCATGTTAAAATAAAGAAAGAGGTGATAAACATGGGATTGAAATTTGAGCGTACAGATAATTTCGACAAACTATTTGAATCTTTTGGCGTTGATCCGGAAAAGACCGTTGCTCCAAAAGAAGATATTGACCGCTTTTTAAAACCAAAAAGCGACCCAAAAAAAGACAAAAAAAAGAAATAAACAAAAAAGACTTGATACCTTAGCTTTTTGAAAGTTCGCCTTTCAACCTAAGTATCAAGTCTTATTTGTTTACTTGCTGATCGCGTCTTCGATGGCTTTCCACGCTTCTTCTTTTCCTTGTTTGGTTACAGAAGAAAATAAAATGAATGTGTCATTGCGATCGAAATTCAACGCTTTTTTAATTTCACTTTCGTGTTTGTT from Enterococcus mundtii includes the following:
- a CDS encoding SPJ_0845 family protein, which encodes MGLKFERTDNFDKLFESFGVDPEKTVAPKEDIDRFLKPKSDPKKDKKKK